One part of the Streptomyces sp. NBC_00286 genome encodes these proteins:
- a CDS encoding Gfo/Idh/MocA family protein, whose amino-acid sequence MLITQMRTPRDATPSETIPHQSSRQTSSEQRPAAPYDGRRIKAAIVGTGAIAGSHLPALAALAAEGEVEVVAAVDIDAEAVKRFCAEGGIPHAYTDLDRMLTEQRPDLVSVCTPPTLHRAQTVAALRAGAWVWCEKPPVPSLADYDAVEAEEGLGGGPYASIVFQHRFGSGSRHVRRLIAEQAMGRPLVAHCQTTWYRNAAYYAVPWRGKWQTEGGGPAMGHGIHQMDLLLDLLGPWTEVRAMAGRLVHAVQTEDVSTALVRFESGALATVVNSVLSPDEVSRIRIDCERATVELTHLYGHSNDNWRVIPVPDAPAEDVAAWTNFGPDEPSSHLAQLRELVASMRAGERPRSSGADGRTSLELITALYKSAFTDTTVRAGEIGPGDPYYTALHGGAPGWAPATHEKEVPA is encoded by the coding sequence GTGCTGATCACGCAGATGCGTACCCCCCGCGACGCCACCCCCAGCGAGACGATCCCGCACCAGAGTTCGCGTCAGACCTCGTCCGAGCAGCGCCCCGCGGCCCCGTACGACGGCCGCCGCATCAAGGCCGCGATCGTCGGCACCGGAGCCATCGCCGGCAGCCACCTGCCCGCCCTCGCCGCGCTCGCCGCCGAGGGCGAGGTGGAGGTCGTCGCGGCGGTCGACATCGACGCCGAAGCGGTCAAGCGGTTCTGCGCGGAGGGCGGCATCCCGCACGCGTACACCGATCTCGACCGGATGCTGACCGAACAGCGCCCTGACCTCGTCTCCGTGTGCACCCCGCCGACCCTGCACCGCGCGCAGACCGTCGCCGCGCTGCGGGCCGGCGCCTGGGTGTGGTGCGAGAAGCCTCCGGTGCCGTCGCTCGCCGACTACGACGCGGTCGAGGCCGAGGAAGGGCTCGGCGGCGGACCGTACGCCTCGATCGTCTTCCAGCACCGCTTCGGCTCCGGATCGAGACACGTACGACGCCTGATCGCCGAGCAGGCGATGGGGCGGCCCCTCGTGGCGCATTGCCAGACCACCTGGTACCGCAACGCCGCCTACTACGCCGTGCCCTGGCGCGGAAAGTGGCAGACCGAGGGCGGTGGGCCCGCCATGGGGCACGGCATCCACCAGATGGATCTGCTGCTCGACCTGCTCGGCCCGTGGACCGAGGTACGGGCCATGGCCGGACGCCTGGTGCACGCTGTGCAGACCGAGGACGTCTCGACCGCGCTCGTACGCTTCGAGAGCGGTGCTCTCGCGACCGTGGTCAACAGTGTGCTCAGCCCGGACGAGGTGAGCCGCATCCGCATCGACTGCGAGCGGGCGACGGTCGAACTCACCCACCTCTACGGCCACAGCAACGACAACTGGCGCGTCATCCCGGTGCCGGACGCACCGGCCGAGGACGTGGCCGCCTGGACGAACTTCGGCCCGGACGAGCCCAGTTCACACCTGGCCCAGCTGCGGGAGCTGGTCGCGAGCATGCGTGCGGGCGAGCGGCCGCGCAGCAGTGGCGCCGACGGGCGCACCAGCCTGGAGCTGATCACCGCGCTCTACAAGTCGGCGTTCACGGACACGACCGTACGGGCCGGCGAGATCGGCCCCGGCGACCCCTACTACACCGCCCTGCACGGCGGCGCCCCCGGCTGGGCACCGGCGACGCATGAGAAGGAGGTACCGGCATGA
- the lnt gene encoding apolipoprotein N-acyltransferase produces the protein MQLSATDWRRRLDSPRWRGGAAALAGALPMLSFPQPSLWWFAYVALVPWMLLVRSAPTARRAAYDGWLGGFGFMLAVHHWLLPSLHVFTFVIAALLGAMWAPWGVLVRRFLAGVPSPAKVVAALLVLPSGWLMVELVRSWEGLGGPWGMLGSSQWEVEPALRLASVGGVWLLSFLIVAVNVAVAVLIAIRASRLPALAALVATAVATSAAWVWSPRPDVDDQVRIALVQPGPINGVAGAEKRFAREEALTRQLAGQDVDLVVWGESSVGYDLTRRPDLANRIAALSRQVGTDIIVNVDARRSDRPGIYKSSVVVGPEGPTGDRYDKMRLVPFGEYIPFRSVLGWATSVGKAAGEDRRRGTEQVVMSVGNGLKMGPMVCFESAFPDMSRNLTRNGADVLLAQSSTSTFQQSWAPEQHASLAALRAAETGRPMVHSTLTGASAVYGPSGERVGDWLGTSESAWEMYEIPLADGVTPYARFGAWPVYAALLILVTLGATQGIRSLRIRLAAPEPHVPPAHTAHGSPARPGR, from the coding sequence ATGCAACTGTCCGCCACTGACTGGCGCCGGCGTCTGGATTCCCCCCGGTGGCGCGGCGGCGCTGCCGCACTCGCCGGGGCCCTGCCCATGCTGAGCTTCCCGCAGCCGTCCCTGTGGTGGTTCGCGTATGTCGCGCTGGTGCCGTGGATGCTGCTCGTGCGCTCGGCGCCGACGGCGCGGCGGGCGGCGTACGACGGCTGGCTGGGCGGGTTCGGTTTCATGCTGGCCGTGCACCACTGGCTGCTGCCGAGTCTGCATGTCTTCACGTTCGTCATAGCGGCCCTGCTCGGCGCGATGTGGGCCCCTTGGGGCGTCCTGGTCCGCCGCTTCCTGGCCGGTGTGCCCTCGCCCGCCAAGGTCGTCGCCGCGCTGCTCGTGCTGCCCTCGGGCTGGCTGATGGTGGAACTCGTGCGCTCCTGGGAGGGCTTGGGCGGGCCGTGGGGCATGCTCGGCTCGAGCCAGTGGGAGGTGGAGCCGGCGCTGCGGCTCGCCTCGGTCGGCGGGGTGTGGCTGCTCAGCTTCCTGATCGTCGCCGTGAACGTCGCGGTGGCCGTCCTGATCGCGATACGCGCCTCACGCCTCCCAGCCCTCGCCGCACTGGTGGCGACGGCCGTCGCCACCTCGGCGGCCTGGGTGTGGTCGCCACGCCCCGACGTCGACGACCAGGTGCGGATCGCCCTGGTGCAGCCCGGACCGATCAACGGCGTCGCGGGCGCCGAGAAGCGGTTCGCCCGCGAGGAAGCGCTCACCCGCCAGCTGGCCGGGCAGGACGTGGATCTCGTCGTCTGGGGCGAGAGCAGCGTCGGCTATGACCTCACCCGACGGCCCGACCTCGCGAACCGGATCGCCGCGCTCTCCCGCCAGGTGGGCACCGACATCATCGTGAACGTGGACGCGCGCCGCTCCGACCGGCCCGGCATCTACAAGAGCTCGGTGGTCGTCGGCCCCGAGGGTCCGACCGGCGACCGCTACGACAAGATGCGGCTGGTCCCCTTCGGCGAGTACATCCCGTTCCGTTCCGTCCTCGGCTGGGCCACCTCCGTAGGCAAGGCCGCGGGCGAGGACCGCAGGCGCGGCACGGAACAGGTGGTGATGAGCGTCGGCAACGGGCTGAAGATGGGCCCGATGGTCTGCTTCGAGTCGGCGTTCCCCGACATGAGCCGCAATCTCACGCGCAACGGCGCCGATGTGCTGCTGGCCCAGTCGTCGACCTCGACGTTCCAGCAGAGCTGGGCGCCGGAGCAGCACGCCTCGCTGGCGGCGCTGCGGGCCGCCGAGACGGGCCGCCCGATGGTGCACTCCACGCTCACCGGCGCCTCCGCCGTCTACGGCCCGAGCGGTGAGCGGGTCGGCGACTGGCTCGGCACGAGCGAGAGCGCCTGGGAGATGTACGAGATACCGCTGGCCGACGGCGTCACCCCGTACGCCCGCTTCGGCGCGTGGCCGGTCTACGCGGCGCTGCTCATCCTCGTGACCCTAGGCGCCACGCAGGGCATACGGTCGCTGCGGATCAGGCTGGCCGCTCCTGAACCGCACGTACCACCCGCTCACACAGCTCATGGGTCGCCAGCGCGTCCCGGGCGCTGA
- a CDS encoding SDR family NAD(P)-dependent oxidoreductase, producing the protein MSRPVTVVTGGSRGIGAATCLRLAADGHDVVIGYANDDAAAERTATAVREAGARCVTIRVDISDEGDVEGLFDTAADRLGPVTGLVNNAGVTGPLGRLVDTDTADLRRVMEVNLLGTLLCSRRAARDMVPRGTGAIVNVSSGAATLGSPGEYVHYAATKAAIDTLTMGLSKELGPDGIRVNGVAPGLVETDMHAAMGDPDRPARLIPTIPLRRAGAAEEIAAAIAWLLSPEASYATGTVLRVAGGR; encoded by the coding sequence ATGTCTCGTCCTGTCACGGTCGTCACGGGCGGCAGCCGGGGAATCGGCGCCGCGACCTGCCTGCGACTGGCGGCGGACGGACACGACGTGGTGATCGGGTACGCGAACGACGACGCGGCTGCCGAGCGCACCGCCACGGCCGTACGCGAGGCGGGGGCGCGCTGCGTCACCATACGGGTCGACATCTCCGACGAGGGCGACGTGGAAGGGCTCTTCGATACGGCGGCGGACCGGCTGGGCCCGGTGACGGGCCTGGTCAACAACGCAGGGGTGACCGGCCCGCTCGGCCGCCTCGTCGACACGGACACCGCAGACCTGCGCCGCGTCATGGAGGTCAACCTCCTTGGCACCCTGCTCTGTTCACGCCGAGCCGCCCGCGACATGGTGCCCCGCGGCACCGGCGCCATCGTCAACGTGTCATCGGGCGCGGCCACGCTGGGCAGCCCCGGAGAGTACGTCCACTACGCGGCGACCAAGGCGGCGATCGACACCCTGACCATGGGCCTCTCAAAGGAACTCGGCCCGGACGGAATCCGCGTCAACGGGGTGGCCCCGGGCCTCGTAGAAACCGACATGCACGCGGCAATGGGCGACCCGGACCGCCCAGCCCGCCTCATCCCGACGATCCCCCTCCGCCGGGCAGGCGCCGCAGAGGAGATCGCCGCGGCGATCGCATGGCTCCTGTCGCCGGAGGCGTCGTACGCGACGGGGACGGTGCTGCGGGTGGCGGGCGGCCGCTGA
- a CDS encoding undecaprenyl-diphosphate phosphatase, translating into MSWFESLILGLVQGLTEFLPISSSAHLRLTAAFASWDDPGAAFTAITQIGTEAAVLIYFRKDIARIISAWSRSLVDKAMRQDHDARMGWLVIIGSIPIGVLGVTLKDQIEGPFRDLRITATTLIVMGIVLGIADRLAAREEAGGKHRVPKERKSLQELTVKDGLVYGMCQAMALIPGVSRSGATISGGLLMSYSREAAARYSFLLAIPAVLASGLFELKDASEGGHVSWGPTIFATIVAFFVGYVVIAWFMKFISTKSFMPFVYYRVALGLVIIVLVSMGVLSPHAAESAG; encoded by the coding sequence ATGTCTTGGTTTGAATCCCTCATCCTCGGACTCGTCCAGGGGCTGACCGAGTTCCTGCCCATCTCCTCCAGCGCACATCTGCGGCTCACCGCGGCATTCGCGAGCTGGGACGACCCGGGGGCGGCCTTCACCGCGATCACCCAGATCGGCACGGAGGCCGCGGTGCTGATCTACTTCCGCAAGGACATCGCACGGATCATCTCTGCGTGGTCCCGCTCGCTGGTCGACAAGGCGATGCGACAGGATCACGACGCACGGATGGGCTGGCTGGTGATCATCGGCTCGATTCCGATCGGTGTGCTGGGCGTCACGCTGAAGGACCAGATCGAGGGACCGTTCCGTGATCTGCGGATCACCGCGACCACACTGATCGTGATGGGCATCGTCCTCGGCATCGCGGACCGTCTCGCCGCGCGCGAGGAGGCCGGCGGCAAGCACCGGGTGCCGAAGGAGCGCAAGTCCCTCCAGGAGCTGACCGTCAAGGACGGCCTCGTCTACGGCATGTGCCAGGCAATGGCCCTCATCCCCGGCGTCTCCCGCTCCGGCGCCACCATCAGCGGTGGCCTGCTCATGAGCTACAGCCGCGAGGCCGCGGCCCGCTACTCGTTCCTGCTCGCCATCCCGGCGGTGCTCGCCTCCGGCCTCTTCGAACTGAAGGACGCGAGCGAGGGCGGGCATGTGTCCTGGGGGCCGACGATTTTCGCGACGATCGTCGCCTTCTTCGTGGGGTACGTGGTCATCGCGTGGTTCATGAAGTTCATCTCGACCAAGTCCTTCATGCCCTTCGTCTACTACCGCGTGGCCCTTGGTCTGGTCATCATCGTGCTGGTCAGCATGGGTGTGCTGAGCCCACACGCGGCGGAGTCGGCGGGCTGA
- a CDS encoding nuclear transport factor 2 family protein, giving the protein MTQRVELATVMDRLAVDGLITEYAVAVDDGDWQAYRGLFTPDGRADYRSAGGIEGDAAEVAGWLAQTMELFPMRQHLIVNRLLRFGLLEHDIGDTAQVRADFVNPMRFAGHDGGSTAPDFVCGGRYDFALLRTDSGWRLRGVVVHEKWRRAPQNHQEPAAT; this is encoded by the coding sequence ATGACTCAGCGTGTGGAACTGGCGACGGTGATGGACCGGCTCGCGGTCGACGGACTGATCACCGAGTACGCGGTGGCGGTCGACGACGGGGACTGGCAGGCGTACCGGGGCCTGTTCACCCCGGACGGGCGGGCGGACTACCGGTCGGCGGGCGGTATCGAGGGGGATGCGGCGGAGGTCGCCGGGTGGCTGGCCCAGACCATGGAGCTGTTCCCGATGCGGCAGCATCTGATCGTCAACCGGCTCCTGCGGTTCGGGCTGCTCGAGCATGACATCGGTGACACGGCGCAGGTGCGGGCGGACTTCGTGAACCCGATGCGGTTCGCCGGTCACGACGGCGGGTCCACGGCGCCGGACTTCGTGTGCGGCGGCCGCTACGACTTCGCGCTGCTGCGTACGGACAGTGGCTGGCGATTGCGCGGCGTGGTCGTCCACGAGAAGTGGCGCCGGGCCCCGCAGAACCATCAGGAGCCCGCCGCGACCTGA